From a region of the Coprococcus comes ATCC 27758 genome:
- the nadC gene encoding carboxylating nicotinate-nucleotide diphosphorylase: protein MNKITMTLNVDHLIKEALQEDISSEDVTTNAVMKEAVTGEVQLICKQDGVVAGLDVFHRVFEILDENVKTDFYCKDGDEVKKGELMGIITGDIRALLSGERVALNYLQRMSGIATYTHSVAMLLEGTKTKLLDTRKTTPNMRIFEKYAVRVGGGYNHRYNLSDGVLLKDNHIGAAGSVAKAVEMAKEYAPFVRKIEVEVENLDMVREAVDAGADIIMLDNMSPEDMKEAIRIIDGRAETECSGNVTKENIDRLTSLGVDYISSGALTHSAPVLDISLKNLHAI from the coding sequence ATGAATAAGATTACGATGACATTGAATGTAGACCATCTGATAAAAGAAGCATTGCAGGAGGACATTTCCAGTGAGGACGTGACCACCAATGCGGTGATGAAAGAAGCGGTGACCGGAGAGGTGCAGCTGATCTGCAAACAGGATGGAGTAGTTGCCGGGCTGGATGTATTTCACAGAGTATTTGAAATTCTGGATGAAAATGTGAAGACAGATTTCTATTGTAAAGACGGTGACGAAGTGAAAAAAGGAGAATTGATGGGGATTATTACAGGCGATATCCGTGCGCTGCTCTCAGGGGAACGGGTGGCGCTGAATTATCTGCAGAGAATGAGTGGAATTGCGACTTATACACATTCGGTTGCAATGCTTCTGGAAGGAACGAAGACGAAGCTTCTGGACACCAGAAAGACAACGCCGAATATGCGTATTTTTGAAAAATATGCGGTCCGTGTCGGTGGAGGATATAATCATAGATATAATCTTTCCGACGGAGTGCTTTTAAAAGACAATCATATCGGAGCGGCAGGAAGTGTGGCAAAGGCGGTGGAAATGGCAAAGGAATACGCACCGTTTGTCCGCAAAATTGAGGTAGAAGTTGAGAATCTGGATATGGTGCGTGAGGCTGTTGATGCGGGAGCAGATATTATTATGCTGGATAATATGTCGCCGGAGGATATGAAGGAGGCAATCAGGATTATTGACGGACGTGCAGAGACAGAATGTTCCGGAAATGTAACAAAAGAAAATATTGACCGTCTGACGTCTCTTGGAGTAGACTATATATCAAGTGGGGCACTTACCCATTCAGCTCCTGTCCTTGACATTTCGCTGAAGAATCTGCATGCTATTTAA
- a CDS encoding transcription repressor NadR — MTGSRRREEIVSKIKSSEVPVPGKELAKVYDVSRQVIVQDIALIRAAGYDIISTNRGYILNAPHTVTRVFKVSHTDEQMEDELCSIVDLGGKVVNVMINHRIYGHMEAPLDVASRRNVKEFMEGLHSGKSSPLKNITSNYHYHTVEADSEETLDLIEQVLKEKDYLVSNTP, encoded by the coding sequence ATGACAGGTTCCAGACGAAGAGAAGAGATTGTCAGCAAAATAAAGAGCAGTGAGGTTCCGGTACCCGGGAAAGAACTGGCGAAGGTATATGATGTAAGCCGTCAGGTCATTGTACAGGACATTGCGCTGATCCGTGCAGCCGGATATGATATCATTTCAACCAACCGGGGATATATTCTGAATGCACCGCATACGGTAACGAGAGTGTTCAAAGTCAGTCATACGGATGAACAGATGGAGGATGAGCTTTGTTCGATCGTGGATCTGGGAGGCAAGGTGGTAAATGTAATGATCAATCACCGGATTTATGGACATATGGAAGCACCTCTTGATGTGGCATCGCGGAGAAATGTCAAAGAATTCATGGAAGGGCTCCATAGTGGAAAGTCCAGTCCGCTTAAGAATATCACTTCCAACTATCATTATCACACAGTTGAAGCGGATTCGGAAGAGACACTGGATCTGATCGAGCAGGTATTGAAGGAAAAAGACTATCTGGTGTCAAATACGCCTTGA